One genomic region from Stackebrandtia nassauensis DSM 44728 encodes:
- a CDS encoding fumarylacetoacetate hydrolase family protein has translation MRFVSYLHDGAETLGVAVGDRVVPTAALSADLPTTMAGLIATPDAVAAVERLAAEVPSGTGTPIIELSLLAPLPRPGNIVCIGQNYREHAEEQDKEAPAEPAIFLKHTASVTNPNATIAWDPAYATQVDYEAELAVVIGRTARNVTEADALSHVFGYTCLNDVTARDLQFGDLQWARGKSLDTFCPMGPVLVTPDEIGDPQSLTVKCLLNGTVVQEASTAVMYHSVARIIAHCSRAFTLRPGDVIATGTPGGVGIFRDPPLLLGDGDEVVVEIEKIGRLSNRCHTRKA, from the coding sequence ATGCGTTTCGTCAGCTACCTCCACGACGGCGCCGAAACCCTCGGCGTCGCAGTCGGCGACCGGGTGGTGCCGACGGCGGCACTGTCCGCCGACCTGCCCACCACGATGGCGGGCCTCATCGCTACACCCGACGCCGTGGCCGCCGTCGAACGGCTGGCCGCCGAAGTGCCGTCCGGCACCGGAACCCCCATCATCGAACTGTCGCTGCTGGCGCCGCTGCCCCGGCCGGGCAACATCGTGTGCATCGGCCAGAACTACCGCGAGCACGCCGAGGAACAGGACAAGGAGGCACCGGCCGAACCGGCGATCTTCCTCAAGCACACCGCGAGCGTCACCAACCCGAACGCCACCATCGCCTGGGACCCGGCCTACGCCACCCAGGTCGACTACGAGGCCGAACTGGCCGTCGTCATCGGACGCACCGCCCGCAACGTCACCGAGGCCGACGCGCTGTCACACGTCTTCGGGTACACCTGCCTCAACGACGTGACCGCCCGCGACCTCCAGTTCGGCGATCTACAGTGGGCGCGCGGCAAGTCGCTGGACACGTTCTGCCCCATGGGCCCGGTCCTGGTCACCCCCGACGAGATCGGCGACCCGCAGTCGCTGACGGTGAAGTGCCTGCTCAACGGCACGGTCGTCCAGGAAGCCAGCACCGCGGTCATGTACCACTCGGTCGCCCGGATCATCGCGCACTGCTCGCGGGCCTTCACCCTGCGACCCGGCGACGTCATCGCCACCGGCACCCCCGGCGGCGTCGGCATCTTCCGGGACCCGCCGCTGCTGCTGGGCGACGGCGACGAGGTCGTCGTGGAGATCGAGAAGATCGGCAGGCTGTCCAACCGGTGCCACACCCGAAAGGCGTGA
- a CDS encoding SDR family NAD(P)-dependent oxidoreductase encodes MNTDPSIAIVTGAASGIGFATALRLAAAGHSIVAVDVDADRLEHTRSAVEAAGGSVSLHAFDIRDATAFESLLAEVGTPRILANIAGVGVAAPAAETSTADWDRVIGVNLTATFTSCRAVLPGMVEAGGGIIVNVGSIAGVVGVRNRAAYCASKGGVIALTKSIAADYVGQGIRVNAICPGTVASEWIDKILADAPDPVAARKAMEERQLDGRMGTPDEVAAGIAFLVSDDGRFVNGSAFMMDGGMTAV; translated from the coding sequence ATGAACACGGACCCCTCCATCGCGATCGTCACCGGCGCCGCCTCGGGAATCGGCTTCGCCACCGCGCTGCGGCTCGCCGCCGCCGGACACTCCATCGTGGCCGTCGACGTGGACGCCGACCGCCTGGAACACACCAGATCAGCCGTCGAGGCCGCCGGGGGAAGCGTCAGCCTGCACGCCTTCGACATCCGCGACGCGACCGCCTTCGAATCACTGCTGGCTGAGGTCGGCACCCCAAGGATCCTGGCCAACATCGCCGGGGTCGGGGTGGCCGCACCGGCAGCCGAGACCAGCACCGCCGACTGGGACCGGGTCATCGGCGTCAACCTGACCGCCACCTTCACCAGCTGCCGCGCGGTACTGCCCGGCATGGTGGAAGCGGGCGGCGGCATCATCGTCAACGTCGGCTCGATCGCCGGGGTCGTGGGCGTGCGCAACCGGGCCGCCTACTGCGCCTCCAAGGGCGGCGTCATCGCGCTGACGAAGTCCATCGCCGCCGACTACGTCGGCCAGGGCATCCGGGTCAACGCGATCTGTCCGGGAACCGTGGCCAGCGAATGGATCGACAAGATCCTCGCCGACGCGCCCGACCCGGTCGCGGCCCGCAAGGCGATGGAGGAACGGCAGCTCGACGGCCGGATGGGCACCCCCGACGAGGTCGCCGCCGGTATCGCGTTCCTCGTCAGCGACGACGGCCGGTTCGTCAACGGCAGCGCGTTCATGATGGACGGCGGCATGACCGCCGTGTGA
- a CDS encoding enolase C-terminal domain-like protein yields MPRITAVETHDVRFPTSAELAGSDAMHPDGDYSAAYLTLRTDHPDGHSGAGFTFTIGRGNDICVAAIEAMGATLVGLDLDEAFADMGAFARRFTHDSQFRWLGPEKGVVHLAAGALINAMWDLYARVEGKPLWKLLADLSPEQIVSLVDWRYLTDALTPDEALDMLRAKASGRAEREADLRATGFPAYTTSPGWLGYDDEKMIALATEAVAAGFTMIKLKVGGRIEDDIRRFALAREKLGDGIRLASDANQKWDVNEAIDWMTRLKPYDPYWIEEPTAPDDILGHAAIRKAVAPIKVATGEHAHNRILFKQLLQAGSLDVLQIDAARVAGVNENIAILLLAAKFGVPVCPHAGGVGLCELVQHLSMFDYIAVSGSKSDRAIESVPHLHEHFTDPISYGPSYTAPTAPGFSARMYPESLRDYAYPDGAIWQS; encoded by the coding sequence ATGCCTCGCATCACCGCCGTGGAGACCCACGACGTCCGGTTCCCGACCTCGGCCGAACTGGCCGGTTCGGACGCCATGCACCCCGACGGCGACTACTCGGCCGCCTACCTGACGCTGCGCACCGACCACCCCGACGGCCACTCCGGCGCCGGGTTCACCTTCACCATCGGACGCGGCAACGACATCTGCGTCGCCGCGATCGAGGCGATGGGCGCGACGCTGGTCGGCCTCGACCTCGACGAGGCCTTCGCCGACATGGGAGCCTTCGCGCGCCGCTTCACCCACGACTCCCAGTTCCGTTGGCTGGGACCGGAGAAGGGGGTGGTGCACCTGGCCGCCGGCGCCCTGATCAACGCGATGTGGGACCTGTACGCGCGCGTCGAGGGCAAACCACTGTGGAAACTGCTGGCCGACCTCAGCCCCGAACAGATCGTGTCCCTGGTGGACTGGCGGTACCTGACCGACGCCCTCACCCCCGACGAGGCCCTGGACATGTTGCGCGCCAAGGCTAGTGGCCGCGCCGAACGCGAGGCCGACCTGCGGGCCACCGGCTTCCCCGCGTACACCACCTCGCCGGGCTGGCTGGGTTACGACGACGAGAAGATGATCGCGCTGGCCACCGAGGCCGTCGCGGCCGGATTCACCATGATCAAACTCAAGGTGGGCGGCCGGATCGAGGACGACATCCGCCGGTTCGCGCTCGCCCGGGAGAAACTCGGCGACGGCATCCGGCTGGCCAGCGACGCCAACCAGAAATGGGACGTCAACGAGGCCATCGACTGGATGACCCGCCTCAAACCCTACGATCCCTACTGGATCGAGGAACCCACCGCGCCCGACGACATCCTGGGACACGCGGCCATCCGCAAGGCCGTGGCACCCATCAAGGTCGCCACCGGCGAACACGCCCACAACCGGATCCTGTTCAAACAGCTGCTACAGGCCGGATCGCTGGACGTACTGCAGATCGACGCCGCCCGGGTCGCCGGAGTCAACGAGAACATCGCGATCCTGCTGCTGGCCGCCAAGTTCGGCGTCCCGGTGTGCCCGCACGCCGGGGGAGTGGGACTGTGCGAACTGGTGCAACACCTGTCCATGTTCGACTACATCGCCGTGAGCGGCAGCAAGAGTGACCGCGCCATCGAGTCGGTGCCGCACCTGCACGAGCACTTCACCGACCCGATCAGCTACGGCCCGTCCTACACCGCTCCCACCGCGCCGGGCTTCAGCGCCCGGATGTACCCGGAATCGTTGCGGGACTACGCCTACCCCGACGGCGCGATCTGGCAGAGCTGA
- a CDS encoding MFS transporter, with translation MRWAIIWLAFVGLTVNYLDRASISVALPFLGEDIHLTKTQEGLILAAFFWTYDFFQLAAGWYVDKVGPRRAFTIAAVWWSIFTAVTAAVHSFWTLVAARLLLGAGESPAPATSAKVVATWFPKRERGLATGIWDSGSRVGAVIAIPLVTGIIALAGWRVTFVIIGILGLAWALGWWKAYRDPAQHPKVSAAELEYINEGGARTADNDAEGAAKLPWRKLFGYRTVRGMMLGFFCLNSVIYFFITFFPSYLVDERGFSLLKLGFFGMIPGICAVVSGWLGGWVADRAIRRGVSVTRVRKTVIVVGMVGGSVIIAAVLVPQAWMALALLSLSYASLTFAGTGIWSLPADVAPSSAHVASIGGIQNFASNFAGILTPIMVGYLVDTTGSFVIPLSVIGGIALLGALNYLFVVGRIEPLPVPAAAIAKS, from the coding sequence ATGCGTTGGGCCATCATCTGGCTGGCCTTCGTCGGCCTGACCGTCAACTACCTCGACCGCGCCAGCATCAGCGTGGCGCTGCCGTTCCTGGGCGAGGACATCCACCTCACCAAGACCCAGGAGGGCCTGATCCTGGCGGCCTTCTTCTGGACCTACGACTTCTTCCAGCTCGCCGCCGGTTGGTACGTCGACAAGGTCGGGCCCCGCCGGGCCTTCACCATCGCCGCGGTGTGGTGGTCGATTTTCACCGCCGTCACCGCCGCCGTCCACAGTTTCTGGACGCTGGTCGCCGCCCGGCTGCTGCTGGGCGCCGGGGAGAGCCCCGCCCCGGCCACCTCGGCGAAGGTGGTCGCCACCTGGTTCCCGAAACGGGAACGCGGCCTGGCCACCGGCATCTGGGACTCCGGCTCCCGCGTCGGCGCCGTCATCGCGATCCCGCTGGTCACCGGCATCATCGCGCTGGCCGGGTGGCGGGTCACCTTCGTCATCATCGGCATCCTCGGCCTGGCCTGGGCTCTGGGCTGGTGGAAGGCGTACCGCGACCCCGCCCAGCATCCGAAGGTCTCCGCCGCCGAACTGGAGTACATCAACGAGGGCGGCGCCCGCACCGCCGACAACGACGCCGAGGGGGCGGCGAAACTGCCGTGGCGCAAGCTGTTCGGCTACCGCACCGTGCGCGGCATGATGCTGGGCTTCTTCTGCCTCAACAGCGTCATCTACTTCTTCATCACGTTCTTCCCCAGCTACCTTGTGGACGAACGCGGCTTCAGCCTGCTCAAGCTCGGCTTCTTCGGGATGATCCCGGGAATCTGCGCCGTGGTCTCAGGCTGGCTGGGCGGCTGGGTCGCCGACCGCGCCATCCGGCGCGGCGTCTCGGTCACCCGGGTGCGCAAGACCGTCATCGTGGTCGGGATGGTCGGCGGCTCGGTCATCATTGCCGCCGTCCTGGTGCCGCAGGCGTGGATGGCGCTGGCGCTGCTGTCGCTGTCCTACGCCTCGCTGACCTTCGCCGGAACCGGCATCTGGTCGCTGCCCGCCGACGTGGCCCCCAGTTCGGCGCACGTGGCCTCCATCGGCGGCATCCAGAACTTCGCGTCCAACTTCGCCGGAATCCTCACCCCGATCATGGTCGGATACCTGGTGGACACCACCGGATCCTTCGTGATCCCCCTGTCCGTCATCGGCGGGATCGCACTGCTGGGCGCCCTGAACTACCTGTTCGTCGTCGGCAGGATCGAACCGCTGCCGGTCCCGGCCGCCGCCATCGCCAAGTCTTAA
- a CDS encoding IclR family transcriptional regulator, producing MNETAARNWDSAKPAPAVLRAGAVLRALAASGGRALSAAELATAADIPRSSAMNVCVALTQIGLVRAVSGGFALGPGLTELSQAYLDALDPVREFGTRTRAMNQIDETLQLGTLEGTDVVYLALHGGRMPLRITSRVGSRISATCTALGKAMLAAQTDTRVRALLESRQPFVSHTENSITDIDTLLADLDATRQRGYAVDAEETTWGITCLAVAVPGLPDGAQPFAVSTSLLTSQAKPERVDSLVRLIRELVTEIGAGSGSSR from the coding sequence ATGAACGAGACAGCGGCGCGCAACTGGGACAGCGCCAAACCCGCCCCGGCGGTGCTGCGCGCCGGTGCCGTCCTGCGCGCCCTGGCGGCCTCCGGCGGCCGGGCACTGAGCGCCGCCGAGCTGGCCACCGCCGCCGACATCCCCCGCTCCTCGGCGATGAACGTGTGCGTCGCCCTGACCCAGATCGGGCTGGTGCGCGCCGTCAGCGGCGGCTTCGCGCTCGGCCCCGGCCTCACCGAACTGTCACAGGCCTATCTGGACGCCCTGGATCCGGTGCGCGAGTTCGGAACCCGCACCCGCGCGATGAACCAGATCGACGAGACCCTACAACTGGGCACTTTGGAGGGAACCGACGTCGTCTATCTGGCCCTCCACGGTGGCCGGATGCCGCTGCGCATCACCAGCCGGGTCGGATCGCGCATCTCGGCGACCTGCACCGCGCTGGGCAAGGCGATGCTGGCCGCCCAGACCGACACGCGGGTCCGCGCGCTGCTGGAATCCCGCCAGCCCTTCGTGTCCCACACCGAGAACTCCATCACCGACATCGACACCCTGCTGGCCGACCTGGACGCCACCCGACAGCGCGGCTATGCCGTCGACGCCGAGGAGACCACCTGGGGCATCACCTGCCTGGCGGTCGCCGTCCCCGGCCTGCCCGACGGCGCCCAGCCCTTCGCCGTCAGCACCTCGCTGCTGACCAGCCAGGCCAAGCCCGAACGCGTCGACTCGCTGGTGCGGCTGATCCGCGAACTGGTCACCGAGATCGGCGCCGGTTCCGGTTCCTCGCGTTGA
- the metE gene encoding 5-methyltetrahydropteroyltriglutamate--homocysteine S-methyltransferase, whose product MNHPLSTTVLGYPRIGPNRELKRAVESYWAGNSSAEELSAAAADIRSGMLRDLTGAGLESVPSNVFSLYDHVLDAAVAVDAIPGRYRDLGLSELDTYFAMARGNADIAPLELTKWFDTNYHYLVPEIGPETRFRAVADKPLAEFREAKQQGVHTRPVLLGPVTLLLLSKSPGGGAPLDRLTDLVEVYAELLSQLASAGADWVQLDEPAFALDRDSAELSALRDAYRQLGAVPGRPKLLVTGGYGDFGDALPILLDSPVEAVALDLVSGERDLNRLAAHGGSNGTMILGGLVDGRNIWRTDLRTASATLGTLLGLADTVGVSTSSSLLHVPVDLTAETTMDPALKDRLAFAKQKLAEVTRLGRCLSHGETIGEAEALPPVADAWRDGTVRARLSALRPDSGTRTPYRQRAAAQAERLELPPLPTTTIGSFPQTTDVRATRAEYRTGKIDRAAYVSRMRAEIASVVRAQERLGLDVLVHGEPERNDMVQYFAESLRGFAATAAGWVQSYGSRCVRPPILYGDVSRPDPITVEWSTYAQSLTGKPVKGMLTGPVTILAWSFVRTDQPLADTARQVALALRDEVRDLETAGIRVIQVDEPALRELLPPRRGDHASYLEWAVSAFRLATGGVADSTQVHTHLCYSEFGEVIDAIAALDADVTSIEASRSKMEVLDDLREAGYERGVGPGVYDIHSPRVPGTDEIADSLRAALRALPAERLWVNPDCGLKTRGYPEVEASLTAMVEAARQVRGEL is encoded by the coding sequence ATGAATCATCCACTGTCCACAACCGTGCTGGGTTACCCCCGCATCGGACCGAATCGCGAGCTCAAACGCGCCGTCGAGAGTTACTGGGCGGGCAACTCCTCCGCCGAGGAACTGTCGGCCGCCGCGGCCGACATCCGTTCGGGGATGCTGCGCGACCTGACCGGCGCCGGACTGGAGTCGGTACCGTCCAATGTCTTCTCGCTCTACGACCACGTGCTGGACGCCGCGGTGGCCGTCGACGCGATCCCGGGCCGCTACCGGGACCTGGGACTGTCCGAGCTGGACACGTACTTCGCGATGGCGCGCGGCAACGCCGACATCGCGCCGCTGGAGCTGACCAAGTGGTTCGACACCAACTACCACTACCTGGTCCCCGAGATCGGGCCCGAGACCCGGTTCCGGGCCGTGGCCGACAAACCGCTGGCCGAGTTCCGCGAGGCCAAACAGCAGGGCGTACACACCCGGCCGGTGCTGCTGGGGCCGGTGACGCTGCTGCTGTTGTCGAAGTCCCCCGGCGGCGGCGCGCCGCTGGATCGACTGACCGACCTGGTGGAGGTGTACGCCGAACTGTTGTCGCAACTGGCTTCGGCGGGCGCCGACTGGGTGCAGCTCGACGAACCGGCCTTCGCCCTCGACCGCGACTCAGCCGAACTGTCGGCGCTGCGCGACGCCTACCGTCAACTCGGCGCCGTACCGGGCCGCCCGAAACTGCTGGTCACCGGCGGCTACGGCGACTTCGGTGACGCGCTGCCGATCCTGCTGGACAGCCCGGTCGAGGCCGTGGCGCTGGACCTGGTGTCCGGCGAACGAGACCTGAACCGGCTGGCGGCGCACGGCGGTTCCAACGGCACCATGATCCTGGGCGGGCTCGTCGACGGCCGCAACATCTGGCGCACCGACCTGCGCACCGCTTCGGCGACCCTGGGTACCCTGCTCGGCCTGGCCGACACGGTGGGAGTGTCCACATCGTCGTCACTGCTGCACGTCCCCGTCGACCTGACCGCCGAGACCACCATGGACCCGGCGCTGAAGGACCGGCTCGCCTTCGCCAAACAGAAACTCGCCGAGGTGACCCGGCTGGGCCGCTGCCTCAGCCACGGCGAGACCATCGGTGAGGCCGAGGCACTGCCGCCGGTCGCCGACGCCTGGCGCGACGGCACCGTCCGGGCCCGGCTGTCGGCACTGCGCCCCGACAGCGGCACCCGCACCCCCTATCGCCAGCGGGCCGCGGCCCAAGCCGAACGACTGGAACTACCACCGCTGCCCACCACCACGATCGGCTCGTTCCCGCAGACCACCGACGTGCGAGCCACCCGCGCCGAGTACCGCACCGGCAAGATCGACCGGGCCGCCTACGTGTCGAGGATGCGCGCCGAGATCGCCAGCGTGGTGCGGGCCCAGGAACGACTGGGCCTGGACGTCCTGGTGCACGGCGAACCCGAACGCAACGACATGGTGCAGTACTTCGCCGAGTCGCTGCGCGGTTTCGCCGCCACCGCCGCGGGCTGGGTGCAGTCCTACGGTTCCCGCTGCGTGCGACCACCGATCCTGTACGGCGACGTCAGCCGCCCCGACCCGATCACGGTCGAGTGGTCGACGTACGCGCAGTCGCTGACCGGCAAGCCGGTCAAGGGCATGCTCACCGGACCGGTGACCATCCTGGCCTGGTCGTTCGTGCGCACCGACCAACCACTGGCCGACACGGCCCGCCAAGTCGCGCTGGCACTGCGCGACGAGGTGCGTGACCTGGAGACCGCCGGGATCCGGGTGATCCAGGTCGACGAACCGGCACTGCGAGAACTGTTGCCGCCCAGGCGAGGCGACCACGCGTCCTACCTGGAGTGGGCGGTCTCGGCGTTCCGGCTGGCCACCGGCGGCGTCGCCGACTCGACCCAGGTCCACACGCACCTGTGCTACTCGGAGTTCGGCGAGGTCATCGACGCGATCGCCGCACTGGACGCCGACGTCACCAGCATCGAGGCGTCCCGCTCCAAGATGGAGGTCCTGGACGATCTACGCGAAGCCGGCTACGAACGCGGCGTCGGCCCGGGCGTGTACGACATCCACTCGCCCCGGGTGCCCGGCACCGACGAGATCGCCGACTCGCTGCGCGCGGCACTGCGGGCCCTCCCGGCCGAACGCCTGTGGGTCAACCCGGACTGCGGCCTCAAGACCCGGGGCTACCCAGAGGTCGAGGCGTCGCTGACCGCGATGGTCGAAGCGGCCCGCCAGGTGCGGGGCGAACTATAG